The following DNA comes from Flavisolibacter ginsenosidimutans.
AAACGAGTCTGCAAGGGAAGAATTGATCAGCCGCATTCGAACACTAAACGAGAGCGGCAAAGCGCGGTGGGGAAAAATGAATGCTTACCAAATGGTGCATCACTGTGTGCTTTGTGAAGAAATGTACCTTGGCAAGACGGCGCACAAGCGTTCGTTTATGGGCCGCTTATTTGGCAAAATGGGACTGAAGAACATTCTGAATGAAGGCAAACCGTTTCCGAAAAATGCTCCCACGGCAGATGCGTTTAAAGTAAGGAAGCTAAGCGGAGATGTAGAACCCGAGAAGGAAAGATGGATTGCCCTGCTTGAGGAATACAAAAATTACCCGGATGATTACGTGCATTGGTTCTTTGGGAAAATGACGCGGGAGCAAGTTGGCCGTTTTGTTTACAAGCACAACGATCACCATTTGCGGCAATTTGGTGCATGAGTTCAT
Coding sequences within:
- a CDS encoding DUF1569 domain-containing protein, which gives rise to MKSVLNESAREELISRIRTLNESGKARWGKMNAYQMVHHCVLCEEMYLGKTAHKRSFMGRLFGKMGLKNILNEGKPFPKNAPTADAFKVRKLSGDVEPEKERWIALLEEYKNYPDDYVHWFFGKMTREQVGRFVYKHNDHHLRQFGA